The following coding sequences are from one Bradyrhizobium sp. WSM471 window:
- a CDS encoding hydroxyacid dehydrogenase yields the protein MKVLLAHTPEMRRNYYGDRSLNGLRAAAEVILHESEETLVSASLVRAAQDVDIIVADRMTEGRGEIFAQLPRLRAFVRCAVDIRNVDVEAASNAGVLVTRAGPGFVQAVAELALGFMVDLSRGVSRATADYHAGREPEARMGRQLAGSKIGIIGYGSIGRYLADIAKVMRMEVLVADPFAAVSDSAIRQVSLDELLAASDYVLCLAIANEQTENLIGQAALARMQKHAVFINLSRGNLVDEAALAKALLENRIAGAAMDVGRAPDQMPSPELAKLPNVIATPHVGGLTPQAIEYQSLETVRQVEAIVKGEIPQGAVNAERWTRRP from the coding sequence GTGAAAGTCCTGCTGGCCCACACGCCGGAGATGCGCCGCAATTACTACGGTGATCGCAGCCTGAACGGTTTGCGCGCGGCCGCCGAGGTGATCCTGCACGAGAGCGAAGAGACGCTGGTCTCAGCCAGCCTCGTGCGCGCTGCGCAAGATGTCGACATCATCGTGGCCGATCGCATGACCGAGGGACGCGGCGAGATCTTTGCGCAACTGCCGCGTCTGCGCGCCTTCGTGCGTTGCGCCGTCGACATCCGCAATGTCGATGTCGAGGCCGCCTCGAACGCCGGCGTGCTCGTGACCCGCGCCGGGCCCGGCTTCGTGCAGGCGGTCGCCGAGCTCGCGCTCGGCTTCATGGTCGATCTTTCCCGCGGCGTGTCCCGGGCGACGGCCGACTACCACGCCGGCCGCGAGCCGGAAGCGCGGATGGGCCGTCAGCTCGCCGGCAGCAAGATCGGCATCATCGGCTATGGCAGCATCGGGCGTTACCTCGCCGACATCGCCAAGGTGATGCGCATGGAGGTGCTGGTCGCAGATCCGTTTGCGGCCGTGAGCGACAGCGCCATCCGGCAGGTCAGTCTCGACGAGCTCCTCGCCGCGTCCGACTATGTCCTCTGCCTTGCCATCGCCAATGAGCAGACCGAAAATCTGATCGGCCAGGCGGCGCTGGCGCGCATGCAGAAGCATGCGGTCTTCATCAATCTCTCCCGCGGCAATCTCGTCGACGAAGCGGCGCTGGCGAAGGCGCTGCTCGAGAATCGTATTGCGGGTGCCGCGATGGATGTCGGCCGCGCGCCCGACCAGATGCCAAGTCCTGAGCTCGCGAAGCTTCCCAACGTCATCGCCACGCCCCATGTCGGCGGACTGACGCCGCAGGCGATCGAATATCAGTCGCTGGAAACCGTGCGCCAGGTCGAAGCGATCGTCAAAGGCGAGATCCCGCAAGGCGCCGTCAACGCCGAGCGCTGGACGCGCCGGCCGTGA
- a CDS encoding caspase family protein, which yields MRRPILRSLFLASGLLALTQLTIPTEAAAEARLALVIGQSAYRTVPELPNAANDAKGMTELLGNAGFTVTTASNLAQNDMRQAISDFAGKVSASGADTVALVFYAGHGLQIDGENYLVPVDLDPKREADIPLQGVRLNDLLNTLGALPTRARIFMLDACRNNPFPALSGAGHGLAIVDTKAGAPGSFISYSTSPGSEAEDGSGIDSPYTTAALTVAKQPNLPIEEVFKRIRVAVAQSTDGRQIPWESSSLTTDFKFFGGDSSAQTAVPGASSMALAGGTRSLEDWRKDLQGKPAMVAYEMVITDDTVPAYQAYIELYAQDTRTPRLRTIMERQRQMLAWERATAINTRASFEAYLANWDNSDLAATARRLLLRVQNRNYVLPAAVAAAPAPVAVAMAPTCPCSTPTTPASPVNPTIAPVIKKRVDDTPPKRKVVDTPPRQRRPPPDEVIYERAPPPDRGPPPGAIMQGIGVGIGIGMGMGGGRGGDYHNDRGRY from the coding sequence ATGCGCCGTCCAATTCTTCGCAGTTTGTTTCTAGCATCCGGTCTTCTCGCGCTTACGCAATTGACGATTCCGACGGAGGCCGCGGCCGAAGCGCGGCTCGCACTCGTGATCGGTCAATCGGCCTATCGCACCGTGCCGGAACTGCCCAACGCGGCCAACGACGCCAAGGGCATGACGGAACTGCTCGGCAATGCCGGCTTCACCGTCACCACGGCATCCAATCTGGCGCAGAACGATATGCGTCAGGCGATCTCGGATTTCGCCGGCAAGGTCAGCGCCAGCGGCGCCGACACCGTCGCGCTGGTGTTCTACGCCGGCCACGGCCTCCAGATCGACGGCGAGAACTATCTCGTTCCCGTCGATCTCGACCCCAAGCGCGAAGCCGACATTCCGCTGCAGGGTGTGCGGCTCAACGACCTGCTCAACACGCTCGGCGCGCTGCCGACACGAGCCCGCATCTTCATGCTCGATGCCTGCCGCAACAATCCGTTCCCGGCGCTGAGCGGCGCCGGACACGGGCTTGCGATCGTCGACACCAAGGCCGGCGCGCCGGGCTCCTTCATTTCCTATTCGACCTCGCCGGGCTCCGAAGCCGAGGATGGCTCCGGCATCGACAGTCCCTACACCACCGCGGCGCTGACCGTCGCCAAGCAGCCCAATCTGCCGATCGAGGAAGTGTTCAAGCGCATTCGCGTCGCCGTGGCGCAATCGACCGACGGACGCCAGATCCCCTGGGAAAGCTCGTCGCTGACGACCGACTTTAAGTTCTTCGGGGGCGACAGCAGCGCTCAGACTGCGGTTCCTGGCGCATCCTCCATGGCACTTGCGGGCGGCACGCGCAGCCTCGAGGACTGGCGCAAGGATTTGCAGGGCAAGCCGGCCATGGTCGCCTATGAGATGGTGATCACCGACGACACCGTGCCTGCGTATCAGGCCTATATCGAGTTGTATGCTCAGGATACACGTACGCCGCGGCTGCGCACGATCATGGAACGCCAGCGCCAGATGCTGGCGTGGGAGCGCGCCACCGCGATCAACACCCGCGCCTCGTTCGAGGCGTATCTGGCGAACTGGGACAACAGCGACCTGGCTGCGACCGCACGCAGGCTGCTGCTCCGCGTGCAGAACCGCAACTATGTCTTGCCTGCCGCGGTCGCGGCCGCTCCCGCCCCGGTCGCCGTCGCGATGGCGCCGACCTGCCCGTGCTCGACACCCACAACGCCGGCCTCGCCGGTCAACCCGACAATCGCGCCCGTGATCAAGAAGCGCGTCGACGACACGCCGCCGAAGCGCAAGGTGGTCGACACGCCGCCCAGGCAGCGCCGGCCGCCGCCTGATGAGGTGATCTACGAGCGCGCGCCGCCACCGGATCGCGGCCCGCCGCCTGGCGCCATCATGCAAGGCATCGGTGTCGGGATCGGGATTGGCATGGGAATGGGTGGCGGCCGCGGCGGCGACTATCACAACGACCGCGGCCGGTACTGA
- a CDS encoding TRAP transporter substrate-binding protein — protein sequence MSIVPVNRRAFIKSSTGLAAGLVFSPALIGRAEAATLKLKCSSSLPNDPKFANGRVYYDNLVKSLKANGLGEQVEVAFFPDNQLGQEIDVINSVKLGVIDLMVSGSSISANLVPLVGTFDLGFLFSSFPQQTKAFDSGAAKPIEDALLKGSNIRIIAWAYNFGSRSVLARKPVKTPEDLAGLKIRTLPNPVITECLRLMGAAATPLAFGEIYTALQAGVLDGLEHDPPTILASKFFETAKFYALTQHNFSPLAIYFSDATYNRMDPKLREGFLDAAKKAAADTRTHGLAVEKEALSALTEKGVTVAECDREAFKKRVAPQIENFIKARPDSKAVIDIIRATQA from the coding sequence ATGTCCATCGTGCCCGTGAACCGTCGCGCGTTCATCAAGTCGTCGACGGGACTTGCCGCCGGCCTCGTGTTTTCCCCCGCACTCATCGGCCGCGCCGAAGCCGCGACGTTGAAGCTGAAATGCTCCTCCTCGCTGCCGAACGATCCCAAATTCGCCAACGGCCGCGTCTATTACGACAATCTCGTGAAGAGCCTGAAGGCGAACGGCCTCGGTGAGCAGGTCGAGGTCGCGTTCTTTCCCGACAACCAGTTGGGTCAGGAAATCGATGTCATCAACTCGGTGAAGCTCGGCGTCATCGACCTCATGGTGTCGGGCTCGTCGATCTCGGCCAACCTGGTGCCGCTGGTCGGGACCTTCGATCTCGGCTTCCTGTTCTCGAGCTTCCCGCAGCAGACCAAAGCGTTCGATTCGGGCGCCGCCAAGCCGATCGAGGACGCGCTGCTCAAGGGCAGCAACATCCGCATCATCGCCTGGGCCTATAATTTCGGCTCGCGCAGCGTGCTGGCGCGGAAGCCGGTGAAGACGCCGGAAGATCTCGCCGGTCTCAAGATCCGCACGCTGCCAAATCCCGTCATCACGGAATGCCTGCGCCTGATGGGAGCCGCCGCGACGCCGCTGGCGTTCGGCGAAATCTACACGGCATTGCAGGCCGGCGTGCTGGACGGGCTGGAGCACGATCCGCCGACCATCCTGGCCAGCAAGTTCTTCGAAACGGCGAAATTCTATGCACTCACGCAGCACAATTTCTCGCCGCTCGCGATCTATTTCAGCGACGCGACCTACAACCGCATGGATCCGAAGCTGCGCGAGGGTTTTCTCGATGCCGCGAAGAAGGCCGCGGCCGACACGCGGACCCACGGGCTCGCCGTCGAGAAGGAGGCGCTGTCGGCTCTGACCGAAAAGGGCGTGACGGTGGCCGAATGCGACCGCGAGGCGTTCAAGAAGCGCGTCGCGCCGCAAATCGAGAACTTCATCAAGGCGCGGCCGGACTCCAAGGCCGTCATTGACATCATCCGCGCCACGCAGGCCTGA
- a CDS encoding SulP family inorganic anion transporter translates to MPHDSRARSAWPLFRSLASYSLPGDLMAGLTLAAIAIPEQMATARLGGFAPQIGFFAFMAGSLGFAMLGGNRFLSCGADSTITPIFAGGLAALAAAGSPEYQGLAIALALMVGAMMLAGGAFRLGGIANLLSVPVMVGFLAGISVHIIVSQLPGVLGLGSPTGPTLDRIGVLASELGRSNPFTLCIGFGVLAVVFVAEKVSAKIPGALIGLVAATLATIVLGLESKGVNVVGAVPGTLPRPTFPELAPEQWIRLVPLAFVITVVVMVQTAATTRSFPSDPDKPADVDRDFLGAGAGSVLSGLFGAFPVNASPPRTGIVAETGGQSQLAGLAAAAIMLALLAFGTGLLQHVPDAALGGILLFVALRIIRVKQIVTIFRQSPSEFLLIAATAALIVVLPIQQGAFLGIMLSLLHGIWSTTRARLVEFERVPGTTIWWPAHPHIAGERIAGVAVIGLQAPLSFLNAPGFRSDVTKVLGTTPPQLLVLEASGMVEIDFTAAQILLDVFRACSEQGVTVALARLESVRAQDAFERFKLFEALPRQNVFHSVDEAVRKLVR, encoded by the coding sequence ATGCCGCACGACTCTCGCGCCCGAAGCGCATGGCCGCTATTCCGCTCGCTTGCGTCCTATTCGCTACCTGGCGACCTCATGGCCGGCCTGACGCTCGCGGCGATCGCAATTCCCGAGCAGATGGCGACCGCACGGCTCGGCGGCTTCGCGCCGCAGATCGGCTTCTTCGCCTTCATGGCGGGGTCGCTCGGCTTTGCGATGCTCGGCGGCAACCGCTTCCTGTCCTGCGGCGCCGATTCCACGATCACGCCGATCTTCGCCGGCGGTCTGGCGGCGCTGGCCGCCGCCGGCTCACCTGAGTATCAGGGGCTCGCGATCGCGCTGGCACTGATGGTCGGCGCGATGATGCTGGCCGGAGGCGCCTTCCGCCTTGGCGGCATCGCCAATCTCTTGTCCGTGCCCGTCATGGTCGGCTTCCTCGCCGGCATCTCCGTCCACATCATCGTCTCGCAATTGCCGGGCGTGCTGGGTCTGGGCTCGCCGACCGGGCCGACGCTCGATCGCATCGGTGTGCTCGCAAGCGAGCTCGGCCGCAGCAATCCCTTCACGCTGTGCATCGGCTTCGGTGTGCTGGCCGTGGTCTTCGTCGCCGAGAAGGTCAGCGCAAAAATCCCGGGCGCGCTGATCGGGCTCGTCGCCGCGACCCTGGCCACGATCGTGCTCGGCCTCGAGAGCAAGGGCGTCAATGTCGTAGGCGCCGTGCCGGGAACGCTGCCACGGCCGACCTTCCCCGAGCTTGCACCGGAGCAATGGATCCGCCTCGTGCCGCTCGCGTTCGTGATCACGGTCGTGGTGATGGTGCAGACTGCGGCGACGACGCGCTCGTTCCCGTCCGATCCCGACAAGCCGGCCGATGTCGATCGCGACTTTCTCGGTGCGGGTGCCGGCAGCGTACTGTCGGGCCTGTTCGGCGCGTTTCCGGTCAATGCCAGCCCGCCGCGGACGGGCATCGTCGCCGAGACCGGCGGACAATCGCAACTCGCGGGCCTCGCCGCGGCTGCAATCATGCTGGCGCTGCTCGCGTTTGGAACGGGATTGCTGCAGCACGTTCCGGACGCAGCCCTCGGCGGCATCCTGCTGTTCGTCGCCCTGCGCATCATCCGCGTGAAGCAGATCGTCACGATCTTTCGCCAATCCCCGAGCGAATTCCTGCTGATCGCTGCCACCGCCGCGCTGATCGTCGTGCTGCCGATCCAGCAGGGTGCGTTCCTCGGCATCATGCTGTCGCTGCTGCACGGCATCTGGAGCACGACGCGCGCGCGGCTGGTCGAGTTCGAGCGCGTGCCGGGCACCACAATCTGGTGGCCGGCGCATCCTCACATCGCCGGCGAGCGGATCGCCGGCGTCGCCGTAATCGGACTGCAGGCGCCGCTGTCCTTCCTCAACGCGCCCGGCTTTCGCAGCGACGTGACCAAGGTGCTCGGCACGACGCCCCCGCAGCTGCTGGTGCTGGAGGCGAGCGGCATGGTCGAGATCGACTTCACCGCCGCGCAGATCCTGCTCGACGTGTTCAGGGCATGCAGCGAACAGGGCGTCACGGTCGCGTTGGCCCGGCTGGAATCAGTGCGCGCGCAGGACGCGTTCGAGCGGTTCAAACTGTTCGAGGCGCTGCCCCGGCAGAACGTCTTCCACAGCGTCGACGAGGCCGTGCGCAAGCTGGTGAGATAG
- a CDS encoding TRAP transporter large permease subunit → MTAAVPLSGGRHGSIALLLRVSDAIAAVLLAADLVVVCGSVVLRFCFNAPVEWSDDVARGLMVGSAFFGAASALARGENVGVSFFRDLAPVRLRALVDAASALLVVLISAYVAYNAIKLGSLTAGQTTGSGLPLELTFYPMGAGALFMTVFAIDQLCARPLPDIVRGLVAVAVVTGLYLAWDYLSPATVPSAGTLMLIGFFATLVGGLPIGFALALAALIFIWVEGALPGVIFAQQMARGIDNFVLLAIPFFILVGYLMEANGMSVRLIELLQRGVGRMRGGLNVVMVASMVLFSGISGSKMADVAAVGSVLIPAARRSKQNPGGAVALLAASAVMAETIPPCINLIILGFVANLSIGGLFVAGLLPAALMALALIAVSIIFGKTPAETAADAEEVAPQMPVSGLWSGAIASFGLIFMIFFGFKSGFATATEISAFAVAYALVVGSVVFRELSFTSAAHSFVQGATRAGLVLFIVAAAQSLAFTLTLQQVPHAVGDFMLGLSKTSGTWLFILLAIGVLIVMGSVLEGAAALIIFGPLLLPVAVQLGIDPLHFGVVLVIAMGIGLFAPPLGLGLYGACLIGNVPIEQTVKPIMGYLGLLFLCLLVIAFVPWLSTALPRAFGY, encoded by the coding sequence ATGACAGCTGCCGTACCTCTCTCGGGCGGCCGCCACGGGAGCATCGCCCTGCTGCTTCGCGTCAGCGACGCAATCGCGGCCGTTTTGCTGGCCGCGGATCTGGTCGTCGTCTGCGGTTCCGTGGTGCTGCGCTTCTGCTTCAACGCGCCGGTGGAGTGGTCCGATGACGTGGCGCGCGGCCTGATGGTCGGCTCGGCCTTCTTCGGCGCGGCGAGCGCGCTCGCGCGCGGCGAGAATGTCGGCGTCTCCTTCTTCCGCGACCTGGCGCCAGTCCGGCTGCGCGCGCTGGTCGATGCGGCCAGTGCATTGCTGGTGGTGCTGATTTCGGCCTATGTCGCCTACAATGCCATCAAGCTCGGCTCGCTGACGGCGGGGCAGACCACCGGGTCGGGCCTGCCGCTGGAGCTGACCTTCTACCCGATGGGCGCCGGCGCGCTGTTCATGACGGTGTTTGCGATCGACCAGCTCTGCGCCAGGCCGCTTCCCGATATCGTCAGAGGTCTCGTTGCGGTTGCCGTCGTGACCGGCCTCTATCTCGCCTGGGATTATCTGTCGCCCGCCACGGTGCCCTCGGCGGGCACGCTGATGCTGATCGGTTTCTTCGCGACGTTGGTCGGCGGGTTGCCGATCGGCTTTGCGCTGGCGCTGGCCGCGCTGATCTTCATCTGGGTCGAGGGCGCGCTGCCCGGCGTGATCTTCGCCCAGCAGATGGCGCGCGGCATCGACAATTTCGTGCTGCTCGCGATTCCCTTCTTCATTCTCGTCGGCTACCTCATGGAAGCCAACGGCATGTCGGTGCGGCTGATTGAGCTGTTGCAGCGCGGGGTCGGGCGCATGCGCGGCGGTTTGAACGTCGTGATGGTGGCCTCGATGGTGCTGTTCTCCGGCATCTCCGGTTCGAAGATGGCTGACGTCGCGGCGGTCGGCTCCGTGCTGATTCCGGCGGCGCGCCGCTCCAAGCAGAATCCGGGCGGCGCGGTGGCGCTGCTCGCGGCCTCCGCCGTGATGGCGGAGACCATTCCGCCATGCATCAATTTGATCATCCTGGGCTTCGTCGCGAACCTGTCGATCGGCGGCCTGTTCGTCGCAGGGCTGTTGCCGGCGGCGCTGATGGCGCTGGCCTTGATCGCCGTCTCGATCATCTTCGGCAAGACTCCGGCTGAGACTGCGGCTGATGCCGAGGAGGTCGCGCCGCAGATGCCGGTGTCGGGCCTGTGGAGCGGCGCGATCGCCTCGTTCGGCCTGATCTTCATGATCTTCTTCGGCTTCAAGAGCGGCTTTGCCACCGCGACCGAGATATCCGCCTTCGCGGTGGCCTATGCGCTCGTCGTCGGCAGTGTCGTGTTCCGCGAGCTCAGCTTTACATCGGCCGCGCACAGTTTTGTGCAGGGGGCGACGCGCGCGGGGCTCGTGCTGTTCATCGTTGCCGCGGCGCAATCGCTGGCGTTCACGCTGACCCTGCAGCAGGTGCCGCATGCGGTCGGCGATTTCATGCTGGGATTGTCCAAGACCAGCGGCACCTGGCTGTTCATCCTGCTCGCGATCGGCGTGCTGATCGTGATGGGCTCGGTGCTGGAGGGCGCGGCCGCGCTGATCATCTTCGGGCCGTTGCTGCTGCCGGTGGCCGTGCAACTCGGCATCGATCCCCTGCATTTCGGCGTGGTGCTCGTGATCGCGATGGGCATCGGCCTGTTCGCGCCGCCGCTCGGGCTCGGGCTCTACGGCGCCTGCCTGATCGGCAACGTGCCGATCGAGCAGACTGTGAAACCGATCATGGGCTATCTCGGCCTGTTGTTCCTTTGCCTGCTCGTGATCGCGTTCGTGCCATGGCTCAGCACGGCATTGCCTCGCGCGTTCGGCTACTGA